A part of Leptospira wolffii serovar Khorat str. Khorat-H2 genomic DNA contains:
- a CDS encoding tetratricopeptide repeat protein, whose translation MRAPLTFLALLLFILTDCKNLSKFSSASKIAKPPTVEDLEAWKRRLDMDESEIVELEKKIREMAAKTRSAGALSWKIAQGYMKIGDYDLAAKYYNNAIQAEVSGKKSEVVGADVHFFESALPYFDKALLLAPVDQQLLFETGLAYANASKDRGWEPKRRQTAVEIFQSLTRQDPRDSRFPYQLALIYFDSSMNDSSWEGLHAGFQDQDKAFSLLDSVLKKEPRNVPVLFAKANFLYRSGKTDLAKEEYLRLKTTIEGLKTDGFIKEDLNENESYKNVINNLKKMESSEK comes from the coding sequence ATGAGAGCTCCTCTTACCTTTCTCGCACTTCTTCTTTTTATTTTAACCGATTGCAAGAACCTAAGTAAATTCTCCTCTGCGAGTAAAATCGCAAAACCTCCGACTGTCGAGGATCTGGAGGCGTGGAAACGTAGGCTGGATATGGACGAGTCCGAGATCGTAGAACTCGAAAAAAAGATCCGGGAAATGGCGGCAAAAACCAGATCCGCGGGAGCTTTGAGCTGGAAGATCGCGCAAGGTTATATGAAAATCGGCGATTACGATCTGGCCGCCAAATATTATAATAATGCGATCCAGGCCGAGGTATCCGGAAAAAAATCGGAAGTGGTCGGCGCCGACGTTCACTTCTTCGAATCCGCTCTTCCTTATTTCGATAAGGCCCTTTTACTCGCTCCCGTGGACCAACAACTTCTTTTCGAAACAGGCTTGGCCTACGCCAACGCATCCAAAGACAGAGGCTGGGAACCTAAAAGAAGGCAAACTGCAGTGGAGATATTCCAATCCCTCACCCGCCAGGACCCCAGAGATTCCCGATTTCCTTACCAATTGGCGCTCATCTATTTCGATTCTTCTATGAACGATTCCTCCTGGGAAGGTCTACATGCCGGTTTTCAGGACCAGGACAAGGCGTTCTCACTCTTGGATTCCGTTCTGAAAAAGGAGCCCAGAAACGTTCCGGTACTTTTTGCCAAGGCGAACTTCCTATATCGCTCCGGTAAAACCGATCTGGCCAAAGAGGAATACCTTCGTCTCAAAACCACCATAGAAGGATTAAAAACCGACGGCTTCATAAAGGAAGACCTGAACGAAAACGAATCTTATAAAAACGTAATTAATAATTTGAAAAAAATGGAATCCTCGGAAAAGTAA
- a CDS encoding GNAT family N-acetyltransferase: MDSGKKKILPKGWRYAEEGDSILLEELERKIFSDSAWSERSVRSHLGSHPAWVSENTGYLLFLELGDACELLRIGILPEKRKKGEAEKILKSLCDSYSEVLLEVSNTNSPALALYRKLGFVEVGRRKSYYSPGEDAILMKRSGIISA, from the coding sequence TTGGATTCGGGAAAAAAAAAGATTCTTCCAAAAGGCTGGAGATATGCGGAAGAGGGAGATTCCATTCTATTGGAAGAATTGGAAAGAAAGATATTTTCGGATTCAGCTTGGAGTGAAAGATCCGTTCGAAGCCATTTGGGATCCCATCCTGCCTGGGTATCGGAAAATACCGGATACCTTCTTTTTTTGGAATTAGGCGATGCTTGTGAACTTCTAAGGATCGGAATCCTTCCCGAAAAAAGAAAGAAGGGAGAGGCGGAAAAAATTCTGAAATCTCTCTGCGATTCTTACTCCGAAGTTCTCTTAGAAGTTTCTAATACGAATTCTCCCGCGTTAGCTCTTTACCGAAAACTGGGATTCGTCGAGGTAGGTAGGAGAAAATCCTATTATTCTCCGGGAGAGGATGCTATCCTAATGAAAAGATCCGGTATCATATCAGCCTAG
- the ispF gene encoding 2-C-methyl-D-erythritol 2,4-cyclodiphosphate synthase has translation MYRIGQGLDFHRLETNPERPLILGGARIESELALVGHSDADIIIHALADAILGALGLGDIGQHFPDTDPSLKNMDSRLILEKTLSLSEEKGFSLVNIDCTLIGEKPKIAPHRTKIQSSLSSLLRLPEDCVSVKATTTEKMGALGRTEGLGASCVVLLVKN, from the coding sequence ATGTATCGAATCGGACAAGGACTAGACTTCCATCGCTTAGAAACGAATCCCGAACGCCCTCTGATTTTAGGAGGAGCAAGGATAGAATCGGAACTCGCATTAGTAGGACATTCCGACGCGGATATCATAATACATGCGTTAGCCGACGCAATACTGGGCGCATTGGGGCTCGGGGATATCGGACAGCATTTTCCGGATACGGATCCTAGTTTAAAGAATATGGACTCCAGATTGATCTTAGAAAAGACATTGTCTTTGAGCGAAGAGAAGGGATTCTCCCTGGTGAATATTGATTGCACTCTAATCGGAGAAAAACCGAAGATCGCTCCTCATAGAACGAAAATCCAATCCTCGTTATCCTCCCTTCTCCGACTGCCCGAAGATTGCGTTTCGGTCAAGGCGACCACGACGGAAAAAATGGGTGCCTTAGGAAGAACGGAAGGGTTGGGTGCGAGTTGCGTAGTCTTACTGGTAAAAAATTAA
- the nadA gene encoding quinolinate synthase NadA → MKTVEELRKSLESTYMEHEIEEKLPLIQEINRLKKEKNAVLLGHNYMTPDVFHGVSDIVGDSLYLSKAASETDADIILFNGVHFMAETAKLMSPEKKVLIADLKAGCSLAESITRADVQKLKAQYPGVPVVTYVNCTAEVKAETDICCTSANAVQIVNSLDSDTVIFLPDEYLAGNVQNQTSKKIVSFPGRCMVHEMYTAEDILSVRRQWPGVTVISHPECNTDVVAVSDFAGSTSQMSKFIRDSGAKDVFLVTECSMGDNLRSEFPERQFVSSCRTCPHMKRITLEKIRDALLHERYEIQLDPEIIEKGRMAVQRMLDVSYK, encoded by the coding sequence ATGAAGACTGTAGAGGAACTCCGAAAATCCCTGGAATCCACCTATATGGAGCATGAAATCGAGGAGAAGCTTCCGCTCATCCAAGAGATCAACCGGCTCAAAAAGGAAAAAAACGCTGTTCTTTTAGGACATAATTATATGACTCCGGACGTTTTCCACGGAGTTTCCGATATCGTAGGGGATTCTCTCTACCTGAGCAAGGCAGCTTCGGAGACCGATGCGGACATAATTCTATTTAACGGAGTGCATTTTATGGCGGAAACCGCCAAGCTCATGTCTCCGGAAAAAAAGGTACTCATAGCCGATCTAAAAGCAGGATGCTCTCTTGCGGAAAGTATCACCCGGGCGGACGTTCAAAAGCTAAAGGCCCAGTATCCCGGGGTTCCCGTGGTCACCTATGTGAACTGCACCGCAGAAGTGAAGGCCGAAACGGATATTTGCTGTACTTCCGCCAATGCGGTCCAGATCGTAAATTCCTTGGATTCGGATACTGTCATCTTCTTACCGGACGAATATCTTGCAGGCAACGTTCAAAACCAGACCTCTAAAAAGATCGTCTCCTTTCCCGGAAGATGCATGGTGCATGAAATGTATACCGCGGAGGACATTCTTTCCGTCCGGAGACAATGGCCCGGAGTGACCGTGATTTCCCACCCGGAATGCAATACGGATGTGGTAGCCGTTTCGGATTTCGCAGGATCCACTTCTCAGATGTCCAAATTTATCCGGGATTCCGGAGCAAAAGACGTTTTCCTCGTAACGGAATGTTCCATGGGAGACAATCTACGGTCCGAATTTCCGGAGAGGCAATTCGTATCTTCCTGTAGGACCTGCCCTCATATGAAACGGATTACCTTGGAAAAAATAAGAGACGCTCTCCTTCACGAAAGATATGAAATCCAATTGGATCCCGAAATCATTGAAAAAGGAAGAATGGCCGTCCAGAGAATGTTGGACGTGAGCTATAAATAG
- a CDS encoding lipoprotein LipL41: MKKIAALLFAGALVFSVSNCGETVDVEYPVFPKSKEGRQLQKFLGSIRNVGLAVEKPQKSLWETVFGAGSSFIDQMPAKVFEAFDKETYYKLIDLSKRADSLNEATLTLAGITKSRVKLGNQLGAEAILHIGYQKPYTECGSEMMVDYGAAALKVGGAIASMATGKNIDGGGGAVSKQTGIRYMLIPLDATLIKVETGEVKKAVVSNPAKVDAGVGNLDCPSVLDSFGKALDEAALYIKDRLSPKVKTEKIDVFTKDEDPEVAELLGEGYQEITGETPSFKKAKEYWEKADKKAGGKSWGAKANLGTYYFQSGDFEKAIKFYETAMGITGADKKYVRELRKRVEAAAAVDDTEK, encoded by the coding sequence ATGAAAAAAATCGCAGCTCTGCTTTTCGCGGGAGCCCTCGTATTCTCCGTCTCCAATTGCGGCGAGACCGTAGACGTGGAATACCCAGTTTTCCCTAAGTCCAAAGAAGGACGCCAACTTCAAAAATTCCTAGGTTCCATCCGTAACGTAGGTCTGGCAGTTGAGAAGCCTCAAAAAAGCCTCTGGGAAACCGTTTTCGGCGCAGGTTCCAGCTTCATCGATCAAATGCCTGCGAAAGTTTTCGAAGCATTCGATAAAGAAACTTACTACAAACTCATCGACTTGAGCAAAAGAGCGGATTCCTTAAACGAAGCTACTCTTACTCTGGCAGGTATCACTAAGAGCCGCGTAAAACTCGGAAACCAACTCGGTGCGGAAGCGATTCTTCACATCGGTTACCAAAAACCTTATACCGAATGCGGAAGCGAGATGATGGTAGATTACGGTGCGGCCGCTCTGAAAGTAGGGGGAGCTATCGCTTCCATGGCTACCGGTAAGAACATAGACGGCGGCGGCGGTGCTGTAAGCAAACAAACCGGTATCCGTTACATGCTGATTCCTCTCGACGCGACTCTGATCAAAGTTGAGACCGGAGAAGTTAAGAAGGCTGTCGTTTCCAACCCTGCAAAAGTAGACGCAGGAGTAGGTAACTTGGATTGCCCTTCCGTTCTGGACTCTTTTGGAAAAGCTTTGGACGAAGCGGCTCTTTACATCAAAGACAGACTTTCTCCTAAAGTTAAAACCGAGAAAATCGACGTTTTCACTAAAGACGAAGATCCCGAAGTAGCCGAGCTTTTGGGCGAAGGTTACCAAGAAATCACTGGTGAAACTCCTAGCTTCAAAAAAGCGAAAGAATACTGGGAAAAAGCCGACAAGAAAGCCGGTGGAAAATCTTGGGGAGCGAAAGCAAACCTCGGAACTTATTACTTCCAATCCGGAGATTTCGAAAAAGCGATCAAATTCTATGAGACCGCTATGGGAATTACCGGTGCAGACAAGAAATACGTGAGAGAATTGCGTAAACGCGTAGAAGCGGCTGCAGCCGTTGACGACACTGAAAAGTAA
- the lep gene encoding LipL41-expression chaperone Lep — protein MTTLKSNPFGRLFGFRKKSGRITSAFLLFLCLFLSECKRTKPNLEECSDAQIHISKLIANDETMDKQTQALMLRSVLKPETSEAIIRSCVENKTLLQVQCELSKEKFSELFECKKFGKPEEPSTDASLPGEESRTLP, from the coding sequence TTGACGACACTGAAAAGTAATCCTTTCGGACGACTTTTCGGATTTCGGAAGAAGAGCGGGCGGATAACGTCCGCTTTTCTTTTATTTCTTTGCTTATTCCTTTCGGAATGCAAAAGAACCAAACCGAATCTGGAAGAATGTTCCGATGCACAAATCCATATCTCCAAGCTCATCGCGAACGATGAAACCATGGATAAGCAGACTCAGGCTCTGATGCTTCGTAGCGTCTTAAAGCCGGAGACTAGCGAGGCAATCATCCGTTCCTGCGTGGAGAACAAGACTCTACTCCAGGTACAATGCGAGTTATCCAAGGAGAAATTCTCCGAATTATTCGAATGTAAGAAATTCGGTAAACCGGAAGAGCCGTCTACGGATGCCTCTCTTCCCGGTGAGGAAAGTCGGACCCTACCGTAA
- a CDS encoding B12-binding domain-containing radical SAM protein, translated as MAKLKLVQLPVPPPSAFAATGNVPLAAGCLAVSARINGLEKKGLDLEVLDPEITDKEGDTLLADRIAKEEPEFVGFSLYLWNTERSLHLAREVKARSPKTKILVGGPEVNPDNPFVLSEQGYDIAVSGEAEHTFAELIRTLLDGEDPRKLPNIALRDKNGKMSSFSPEEDANFPLTSYPSPYLEGFVPVDPARSTYLETVRGCRSQCTYCFYPKSSNVLRTLDIPETVKLLSSLKDRGAKELVFLDPTFNHRPGFEDFLDSIIRVNEDRSMTMFGELRSEGITEKIADKLALAGFNRIELGMQSINKETLKRVKRFGSPEKVAEAARMLADRGIELLLDLIIGLPGDSPEDVMEGIEFFYGHGLGEWVQVFPLSILPGTAMRKDAENEGLIYLPKPPYRVIRTPNFSPEDLSSTLFRSEERLDRRLDETPRSLLVDPDPTNADVFSFSPGKDEKFGLTDFSLPGSRHVSVWWRSESLENSKQEFFSKLRSRFERDPFAVTDLVLYPDRPFSPDLIDDILDEFARVPASYLSRTLAHRGENMLHRIVLVLPLGKTFPLEWVEEIREYVPVFQEMKWEEAAKKAEELGGDFSNARIVENTRNESAWKRLKEYADPETVAFADRALEKSWCWEVLGYSEK; from the coding sequence ATGGCTAAACTCAAGCTCGTTCAACTTCCCGTTCCACCTCCTAGTGCATTTGCCGCTACGGGCAATGTTCCCTTAGCAGCCGGATGCTTGGCGGTTTCCGCACGTATAAACGGTTTGGAGAAGAAGGGACTGGATCTGGAAGTTCTAGATCCGGAGATCACGGATAAGGAAGGGGATACGCTCCTTGCGGATAGAATCGCAAAGGAAGAGCCTGAATTCGTGGGGTTCTCTCTTTATCTATGGAATACGGAAAGAAGTCTGCATCTGGCCAGAGAGGTCAAGGCGAGATCCCCGAAGACAAAGATTCTCGTAGGCGGTCCGGAGGTGAATCCGGACAACCCTTTCGTTCTTTCCGAGCAGGGATACGATATCGCGGTTTCCGGAGAAGCGGAGCATACTTTTGCGGAACTGATCCGCACTCTTCTGGACGGAGAGGATCCCCGCAAACTTCCTAATATAGCGCTTCGGGATAAGAACGGTAAAATGAGCTCTTTCTCTCCGGAGGAAGACGCTAATTTTCCCCTAACGAGTTATCCTTCTCCCTATTTGGAAGGTTTTGTGCCTGTGGATCCCGCGAGATCCACTTATTTGGAAACCGTTCGGGGTTGTAGATCCCAATGCACGTATTGTTTTTATCCTAAGAGCAGCAACGTATTAAGAACTCTGGATATACCGGAAACGGTAAAACTACTTTCCAGTTTAAAGGATCGCGGCGCCAAGGAGTTGGTGTTTTTGGATCCGACTTTCAATCATAGACCCGGCTTCGAGGATTTTCTGGACTCGATCATTCGAGTCAATGAAGATCGAAGCATGACCATGTTCGGAGAATTGAGATCCGAAGGAATCACGGAAAAGATCGCGGACAAATTGGCTTTGGCGGGTTTCAATCGCATAGAACTCGGAATGCAGTCCATCAATAAGGAAACTCTAAAACGGGTAAAACGGTTCGGCAGTCCGGAAAAGGTCGCCGAGGCCGCAAGAATGCTCGCGGATCGAGGTATAGAGTTGCTTTTGGATCTGATCATAGGTCTACCCGGAGACTCTCCGGAGGACGTGATGGAGGGGATCGAATTTTTTTACGGTCACGGATTGGGAGAATGGGTGCAGGTATTTCCGCTTTCCATTCTTCCCGGAACCGCGATGAGAAAGGACGCGGAAAACGAAGGACTTATTTATCTTCCCAAACCTCCTTATAGGGTGATTCGCACTCCTAACTTTTCTCCCGAGGATCTGAGTTCTACACTATTTCGTTCCGAGGAAAGACTAGATAGGAGATTGGACGAGACTCCTAGAAGTCTACTCGTGGATCCGGATCCGACAAATGCGGACGTATTCTCCTTTTCTCCGGGAAAGGACGAAAAATTCGGTCTTACGGATTTTTCCCTTCCGGGTTCTAGGCACGTGTCCGTCTGGTGGAGATCGGAATCATTAGAAAATTCTAAACAAGAATTCTTTTCCAAGCTGAGGTCCCGTTTCGAAAGGGATCCTTTTGCGGTTACGGATTTGGTATTGTATCCGGATCGTCCCTTTAGTCCCGATTTGATCGACGATATCTTGGACGAATTCGCAAGGGTCCCCGCATCTTATCTCTCCAGGACTCTGGCACACAGAGGGGAGAATATGCTGCATCGCATCGTTCTCGTTTTGCCGCTCGGAAAGACCTTCCCATTGGAATGGGTGGAAGAAATCCGGGAATATGTTCCGGTATTCCAAGAAATGAAATGGGAAGAGGCGGCCAAAAAAGCCGAAGAATTGGGAGGCGATTTTTCTAACGCGAGAATCGTGGAGAATACTAGAAACGAATCCGCCTGGAAGCGTCTAAAAGAATATGCCGATCCTGAAACCGTTGCTTTCGCCGATAGGGCCTTGGAAAAGAGCTGGTGTTGGGAGGTTCTCGGTTATTCCGAAAAATGA
- a CDS encoding putative signal transducing protein yields MKKLFETNDYIHASLVESKLIDEDISYIKTGDEQHVLRGTLPPNDTLITILVDEEDYDLASRLVDLEKEY; encoded by the coding sequence ATGAAGAAATTATTCGAAACGAACGATTATATCCATGCCTCTCTCGTAGAATCCAAATTGATCGACGAAGACATCTCTTATATCAAGACCGGAGACGAGCAGCATGTACTTCGCGGAACCCTTCCGCCCAACGACACACTGATCACGATTCTTGTGGACGAGGAGGATTACGACCTCGCCTCTCGTCTTGTAGACCTGGAGAAAGAATACTAG
- a CDS encoding EamA family transporter, producing the protein MHIVYALIAAFGNALFTFGQKKSETSNNPFLFLLSYTVLCAVLLLFSALFFEKEGAREYIQRNLFQIFLSGVGLYITFLGFYFLFTRFGASYYILYAVFSILTTSIFVGIYLFGEKFNLYHLFSVVSAVLAILLFHLGQTTGK; encoded by the coding sequence ATGCATATCGTTTACGCGTTGATTGCCGCTTTCGGCAACGCACTCTTTACGTTTGGGCAAAAGAAATCCGAAACTTCCAATAATCCGTTTTTATTTTTACTCAGTTATACGGTTTTGTGCGCCGTCCTTCTACTATTCTCCGCGTTGTTTTTCGAGAAGGAAGGTGCAAGGGAATATATCCAAAGAAATCTGTTTCAAATATTCTTAAGCGGGGTGGGACTTTATATCACGTTCCTAGGTTTCTATTTTCTTTTTACCAGATTCGGGGCCTCTTATTATATTCTATATGCGGTATTCTCCATTCTCACCACTTCCATTTTCGTAGGGATCTATTTGTTCGGAGAAAAGTTCAATCTCTACCATTTGTTTTCCGTAGTCTCCGCCGTACTTGCGATTCTACTCTTCCATTTGGGACAAACTACGGGAAAATAA
- a CDS encoding hemerythrin domain-containing protein has protein sequence MQNQRMKVFHFPHRAIRNALAELVLESGRIESSVSEEWKELKGKALEIFRILEAHARDEEKFTLRHLEDRLSGSTEQDRREHVDLENRLDALAKILQRENAGVSDTAEFYDSLIDFQSRYFSHMRREETETQELIWKQFTDSELEAHHLEIMKALEPEEMKLWSKYLLPTLPPKQRAAFEERARSVSV, from the coding sequence GTGCAAAATCAACGTATGAAAGTATTCCATTTCCCTCATCGGGCCATCAGAAACGCACTAGCGGAATTGGTTTTAGAATCCGGGAGAATCGAATCCTCGGTTTCCGAAGAATGGAAGGAACTAAAAGGAAAAGCCTTGGAGATATTCCGAATCCTGGAGGCTCACGCAAGAGACGAGGAGAAATTCACTCTTAGGCATCTGGAGGACCGACTTTCGGGGAGTACCGAACAAGATAGAAGGGAACATGTCGATTTGGAGAATCGTTTGGATGCCTTGGCTAAAATTCTGCAAAGAGAAAATGCGGGCGTTTCGGATACCGCGGAATTTTACGATTCTCTTATCGATTTTCAGAGTCGCTATTTCTCTCATATGAGAAGAGAGGAAACGGAAACCCAGGAGCTGATTTGGAAACAGTTTACGGATTCCGAGTTGGAAGCGCATCATTTGGAGATCATGAAGGCCTTGGAGCCGGAGGAGATGAAACTTTGGTCCAAGTATCTTCTTCCTACTCTTCCTCCGAAGCAGAGAGCTGCCTTCGAAGAAAGAGCCCGTTCGGTTTCCGTGTAG
- a CDS encoding helix-hairpin-helix domain-containing protein, whose amino-acid sequence MKAEKTEVLREFRILPGVGKSIAEDLWNLGLRSKAELASKDPEILYEDLCRQQGVRVDRCMLYVFRCAVYIAGSEDPDPEKRKWWNWKDSVLSR is encoded by the coding sequence ATGAAAGCGGAGAAGACCGAAGTCTTGCGAGAGTTTAGGATTCTGCCCGGGGTGGGAAAATCCATCGCGGAGGACCTTTGGAATCTAGGTCTCAGGAGTAAGGCGGAGCTCGCCTCGAAAGATCCGGAAATTCTCTACGAAGATCTTTGCAGGCAACAAGGCGTTCGGGTGGATCGTTGTATGCTCTATGTATTCCGTTGTGCGGTATACATTGCCGGTTCGGAAGATCCGGATCCCGAAAAAAGGAAATGGTGGAATTGGAAAGATTCCGTCCTAAGTAGATAA
- a CDS encoding helix-turn-helix domain-containing protein, producing the protein MKVYWNTRENPEPYTVLPSRSCVFGVQVSGRIRWQKEEEVQVLEKAGLTGILTEHRKFTSTGNTRSLLIIASPYSLSSKLDFSLSEIKNRSIGLSDLFPASKVLSLLSDCEEEADSEGDGLAAWTRFWNSLPERKKTDRYIPEAERRIQEAKGDVSIRQLVSDLGISQSKLERDFKERIGLSPKEYASLVRFGEIFEHSKESENLTDLAYRSGYYDQAHFIREFRKFSGVSPKEWFRKKNGI; encoded by the coding sequence ATGAAAGTTTACTGGAATACTAGGGAAAATCCAGAACCATATACGGTTCTTCCTTCTAGGAGTTGCGTATTCGGAGTCCAGGTAAGCGGAAGGATCCGTTGGCAGAAAGAAGAGGAAGTCCAAGTCTTGGAAAAGGCGGGACTTACCGGAATTTTGACCGAGCATCGCAAGTTTACTTCCACCGGAAATACTCGTAGTCTACTGATAATCGCTTCTCCTTATTCTCTCTCTTCCAAGTTGGATTTTTCCCTTTCGGAAATCAAGAATCGCAGTATCGGTCTTTCGGACTTATTCCCTGCCAGCAAGGTTCTTTCCCTCTTATCGGATTGCGAAGAAGAGGCAGATTCCGAAGGAGACGGTCTCGCAGCTTGGACGCGTTTTTGGAATTCTTTACCCGAAAGAAAAAAGACGGACCGTTATATACCCGAAGCCGAAAGAAGAATACAAGAAGCGAAGGGGGATGTATCCATTCGACAACTTGTTTCCGATTTGGGGATCAGCCAGAGTAAATTGGAAAGGGACTTTAAGGAAAGAATCGGACTTTCCCCGAAGGAATATGCAAGTCTTGTTCGATTCGGAGAAATCTTCGAGCATTCTAAAGAATCGGAGAACTTAACGGACCTTGCCTATCGCTCCGGGTATTACGACCAGGCTCACTTCATTCGGGAATTCAGAAAATTCTCGGGAGTTTCTCCCAAGGAATGGTTCCGGAAGAAAAACGGAATTTGA
- a CDS encoding uracil-DNA glycosylase family protein: protein MKRSLEFERHLDTLVHCRLCPKMQGNPVHGSLPGSKIMSIGQAPGIHEERYGRPFAYTAGKTLFKWFSSIGIEEEVYRSVVNMSAVCRCFPGKAKSGDRKPDPTEVENCSRYLRFEVEFNRPELVIPIGKLAIDQLSEDKKYKLDDVIGRKFKKNYYGVELDWIPLPHPSGLNVWNHSPQAKILIAKSLDLIRKHPAVKREFFSRK, encoded by the coding sequence ATGAAACGATCCTTAGAATTCGAAAGACATCTCGATACTCTCGTTCATTGCAGACTCTGTCCTAAAATGCAGGGAAATCCTGTACACGGCTCCCTGCCAGGGTCCAAGATCATGAGTATTGGACAGGCTCCCGGAATCCACGAGGAAAGGTACGGGAGGCCATTCGCCTATACCGCAGGTAAGACTCTATTCAAATGGTTTTCTTCCATAGGAATAGAAGAAGAAGTCTACCGTTCCGTAGTGAATATGTCCGCGGTTTGCAGATGCTTTCCGGGTAAGGCAAAGAGTGGGGACAGAAAACCGGATCCTACCGAAGTGGAAAATTGTTCCCGTTATCTTCGTTTCGAAGTAGAGTTCAATCGTCCGGAGCTCGTGATCCCGATCGGAAAATTGGCGATCGATCAGTTGTCGGAAGATAAGAAATACAAACTGGACGATGTGATCGGTAGAAAGTTTAAGAAAAACTATTATGGAGTGGAACTGGATTGGATTCCTCTCCCCCATCCTTCCGGTCTGAACGTTTGGAACCATTCTCCCCAAGCGAAAATTCTGATCGCAAAATCCTTGGACCTGATCCGCAAACACCCCGCGGTTAAAAGAGAATTCTTTTCTAGAAAGTAG
- a CDS encoding STAS domain-containing protein yields MADTPWNLDSKEFDHDAPELGVYLDQANTPSGLPKDAVVLKISGEINLYSAQIMKERFFHLLDRGFIYLLVNMENVKYIDSSGLGVFMATHSRLVKSGKGGIAVFSPSSQVNKILELTKLKSLIRVGSNSAEAWKLLSP; encoded by the coding sequence ATGGCAGACACTCCCTGGAACTTGGACAGTAAGGAATTCGATCACGACGCCCCTGAATTGGGCGTATATCTGGACCAAGCAAATACCCCGTCGGGACTTCCAAAGGACGCCGTTGTTCTTAAAATATCGGGAGAAATCAACCTATACTCTGCGCAAATCATGAAAGAAAGGTTCTTTCATCTCTTAGACCGGGGTTTCATTTATCTTTTGGTGAATATGGAAAACGTAAAGTACATCGATTCTTCCGGATTGGGTGTCTTTATGGCGACTCACTCCCGCCTAGTCAAAAGCGGTAAAGGAGGCATCGCGGTATTTTCCCCTTCTTCTCAGGTAAATAAGATTTTAGAACTCACCAAACTCAAGAGTCTGATCCGCGTAGGAAGTAATTCCGCGGAAGCTTGGAAGCTTCTCTCTCCCTGA